From Solanum lycopersicum chromosome 8, SLM_r2.1, the proteins below share one genomic window:
- the LOC104648905 gene encoding LOB domain-containing protein 12-like — protein MTHIVNHNQNVSSSPLNTTTTTSTRVAHRGGGGGSGGNGSQACAACKYQRRRCAPDCLLAPYFPVERNKEFLNVHKLFGVSNLLKLLKNVQPFQRDTTMKSLIFEANIRAGDLVGGCYRIIMNLERLINFYETELQFTYNEIFRVQAVDIQNNINRTTVNTNTTDVQVMNSIGGFHRSEEIDGFGDYSMSGFGDSSKRINSISSLNSQIIKIELLDDIKDEFAVRQGEFETKVAISSSKDKQSMVENGDLKPYFGKNCKGKALASDDDKVVSNTRVN, from the exons ATGACACATATTGTGAACCACAATCAAAATGTTTCTTCTTCTCCTctcaacacaacaacaacaacaagtacaagggtTGCTCATCGGGGCGGTGGCGGTGGAAGCGGAGGAAATGGATCGCAAGCTTGTGCGGCCTGTAAATATCAAAGGAGAAGGTGTGCGCCGGACTGTTTGTTAGCCCCTTATTTTCCTGTCGAACGAAACAAGGAATTTTTGAATGTTCATAAGCTTTTCGGTGTTAGTAACCTATTGAAGTTATTGAAAAATGTTCAGCCGTTTCAGAGAGACACCACGATGAAATCGCTAATATTTGAAGCTAACATTCGGGCTGGTGATCTTGTCGGAGGATGTTACAGAATAATTATGAATTTAGAACGgctaattaatttttatgagACGGAATTGCAATTTACTTACAATGAGATTTTCCGGGTACAAGCTGttgatatacaaaataatatcaatcGGACGACTGTCAATACGAATACTACTGATGTTCAAGTAATGAATAGTATCGGAGGATTCCATCGATCGGAAGAAATTGACGGATTTGGTGACTATAGTATGAGTGGATTTGGTGATTCATCTAAAAGAATTAATAGTATTAGCTCATTAAatagtcaaataattaaaatagagcTACTCGACGATATCAAAGACGAATTTGCAGTGAGACAAGGTGAATTTGAAACTAAAGTAGCAATTTCAAGCTCGAAAGACAAACAATCTATGGTTGAAAATGGGGATTTGAAGCCATATTTTGGAAAGAATTGTAAAGGCAAAGCTTTAGCAAg CGATGATGACAAGGTTGTATCGAACACACGAGTTAATTGA